agctgtatTCAGACAGCAAACCATTTCTCACCATCACTGTTATATACATCCCACTTTaggacactcctccttctctccaatccttacatcttatggttcAACAGGAAGAAGGTAACCAGATACTAAACCCCTCCTTCCCCTAGTCCACAGACGTCCGTCTGTCTCCCCTATCACAACCCCTCCTTCCTCTAGTCCACAGATGTCCGTCTGTCTCCCCTATCTCAACCCCTCCTTCCCCTAGTCCACAGATGTCCGTCTGTCTCCCCTATCTCAACCCGTCCTTCCCCTAGTCCACAGATGTCCGTCTGTCTCCCTATCTCAACCCGTCCTTCCCCTAGTCCACAGATGTCCGTCTGTCTCCCTATCTCAACCCCTCCTTCCCCTAGTCCACAGATGTCCGTCTGTCTCCCCTATCTCAACCCGTCCTTCCCCtagtccacagatgtccatctgtctcccctatCTCAACCCGTCCTTCCCCtagtccacagatgtccatctgtctccctatctcaacccctccttcccctagtccacagatgtccatctgtctccctatCTCAACCGTTGCTCTCCTCCCTTCCACCCAACACATTCCACAGCCATCTGTCTTCCCACagagaaccattaacttctgacacacaacccagagtctctttcaCTCTTCCTGTTCAAGGCTTCGTCCTCTATCATTTATTTCATATCTGAATGTTCGAAGTTTAGCCGATTCCAACACTACAAATAAAACATGTACATTTGTTTGCATAGCAACAGTGGTTTATTCACTTATATTTGGGTTTGTACAGACATCATCAACATCATGTCTGTACAAAAATATACACAGACACTTTCAGAAGGAGTAATCTccagcacatacagtacacacacaaccacattaAATATTACTTAATGTCCTTTTTAAAACACACATCATGCAGACACTACAGATGCtgtaaagaggtcaatggaacgcAGACCGTGGGGGAGATAAGAGGGACGCCGGATTGGTGCACATTCAACATATTTGATATAACAAAATGTATATTCATCAATCCGTCATGATTGATGCATTCTaaacaggcccacaatgtggttactaaAGTCTGATTTGGATTTATTTGGCTGTTTTTGCTGCATCATTTAGGAGTTGTaccttttcaggtttagaaggAGTGACTGATAAATGCTAACTCACCTTCATAAAagctggtagcatagctagcatacagaaatcaGTGGTGTAGTCAAAGTAGTTTTTAACTAATGTCGGTGGTTGGTGACGATGACCTGAACATTGGGGTTgacatcacaggaggctgctgaggggaggaaggctcataataatggatggaacggagtgagtattaatacactatatcaggggaggctgctggggggaggacggctcataataaaggctggaacggagcgaatggaaggGCATCAATCGCATGTGTTTGATGCATTTGATACCATCCCAACGATTTCGcttcagccattactatgagcccgtcctccccaattaaggtgccaccaacctcctgtggttgacatccatacaagcgTTAAACTCTGATTTTTACCACAACATAGTACACATACTCTATACTGTAAATAATAACACGCCTAAATGTAGGTTCATTTTGCTGGGGGCAATGAGGAGATTTGGGATCTTTTCCCCCATGGCATCTTTCCCCCACGCGTTTCCATGGCAATTAGATTGTTTTGACAGAGTTCCATTGACTTCTTCACAGCATCTTTTCAATGCTTTGAGCCAAAGCCAAAGAGACTCCTCGTCCTTAGGAGGTGGGTGCAAATCAAAAGGCGCCTCACAACTGCACTCGCTCCTCAAAAAAGTTTGGTGGTCAAAACACTCCTGCTCCATGAACAGTTTCCGTTTCTGACAGTTACCGTGGCAACCCCTTACAGAACATAAAATTACCATTTATGTGAATCCATGTTTGGAAAGTTGCGAGAAGCGATACtgagttagttagctagctagctcccaaCTATTGGCCGGAAGCGCTTAACCAGAAGTCACGCACAAAAAAACCTAAACAGACCCGGACCATATTTCTGTTGAAAATGAGGTAAATAGGACACAATATGGATGATTGGAGGGTTGTGGGTAATTCCGTCAGCCAGGGGATTCCCTTCCAGAACATTAAGAAATGGAACAATGTCGATGATTGATAATAATACATCTCACAGTTAACAAGTTCAGACCAAGCAGTGAGATTATTGTTTCATTTAAAGCCTTTTGCCCTTAGAAGAATAACAGTCCACCATTTTGTCAAACTAGTAATTAGAGAATCAATAACATTATTGCATAGTGAGAATGTGATGTCATATAAAATGAGTGATATGGTCTCCAACATGGCGTGGCTTTGAGCCCCTAACTGTTGTCTGATCTTCCCAGGTAGGGGAGTTTCTTTTGGGGGGCAGAGATGGGCTAGAGGTGGATGAGAGAGTGGAGACCCATGGAGGTGTACCTATTGCACACCTAACTGTTGTCTGATCTTCCCAggtaggaggagagtggagatCCATGGAGGGGTACCGTTTACCCCGACATCCCTAATGAGTCTGTGTTTGGGGATAGAGGGGAGCTAGGGGTGGAGGCTGTGAGGCTAAATATGGGCACCCTGTCCTTTCGGCCACACCCACAGGAAGTATCACTAAATGACGTTGTCAAACAGATGCATGGACTGCATGATGTTCTCATCCTGGACAGGAGGCAGGAAGGGACAAAAAGCACAACGGGTAAGAAGCAGTTGGAGAGAAGGTTTAAACAGTACAGAAGCAGTAACAGGTTCTTAAATAAATAACAAGTTGAAGATCCAATGTTAGTAAATTAGCTTTATTGTTTCAATAActtatgaaagagattggtgtgaTTTTCCACATCTCATCAtgtcatggggttgttcaatgacagtcATTTGTTTAATCTATCACTAGATTATTTGATTTCAGAGAGACTAAAAgatatacagtttaagtcggaagtgtaaatacacttatgttggagtcattgaaactcgtttttcaaccactccacaaatctcttgttaacaaactatagttttggcaagtcggttaggacatctacttcatgcataacacaagtaatttttccaacaattgtttacagacagattatttcacttataattcactgtatcacaattccagtgggtcagaagtttacctacactaaatgactgagcctttaaacagcttggaaaattccagaaaatgatgttatggctttagaagcttctgataggccaatttacatcatttgagtcaattggaggtgtacctgtggatgtacttcaagcaatcatttctgatgaaaaaacacacatttgTGGAAATAAACTTCACATTGTGACGTTTTAAATATGATTAAATCACGTCATAAATAATCATATCCTATAGAATCATGCTGAAAttgaacacatgcacacacacacaaacaggtactcacacagacacacgcagacagacacagacacactcacacacaccgacacacacagacagacacacacacacagacagacacacacacacagacacacaaaccttTTGACAAGACTCCAGAAACTCCTCAATGGTGACCACGCCATCTTTGTTCTTGTCCATTTTCTgacagagtgaaacagagaaacagttgaATATGCTACTCTGATCCCTGGCCGTGACTCCGACGGGTGTCTCCATGGGATATGCAacaaacacatttccatttcacaccacACACTGTACAGGTTACACACCTGCATCTGAAACAGGAAAATATAAGCATCCTCTATTTGACATTTTGGTTGTTCACAAAGTCAGAATGCAACAATAAGGAGGTTATGTCTAGAGGGTCCTTTTAAAACCCTTTGTGAAAAACAATGGATGTAGAATTAACCAACCCTGGGGCCTGGATTCAATTAGAAAACACTGGAGGTAGAATGATCTAACCCTGGGGCCTGGATTCAATTAGAAAACACTGGAGGTAGAATTATCTAACCCTGGGGCCTGGATTCAATTAGAAAACACTGGAGGTAGAATTAACTGACCCTGGGGCCTGGATTCAATTAGAAAACACTGGAGGTAGAATTATCTAACCCTGGGGCCTGGATTCAATTAGAAAACACTGGAGGTAGAATTAACTGGCCCTGGGGCCTGGATTCAATTAGAAAACACTGGAGGTAGAATTATCTAACCCTGGGGCCTGGATTCAATTAGAAAACAATGGATGTAGAATTAACTAACCCTGGGGCCTGGATTCAATTAGAAAACACTGGAGGTAGAATTATCTAACCCTGGGGCCTGGATTCAATTAGAAAACACTGGAGGTAGAATTATCTAACCCTGGGGCCTGGATTCAATTAGAAAACACTGGAGGTAGAATTATCTAACCCTGGGGCCTGGATTCAATTAGAAAACACTGGAGGTAGAATTATCTAACCCTGGGGCCTGGATTCAATTAGAAAACACTGGAGGTAGACTTATCTAACCCTGGGGCCTGGATTCAATTAGAAAACACTGGAGGTAGAATTATCTAACCCTGAGGCCTGGATTCAATTAGAAAACACTGGAGGTAGAATTATCTAACCCTGGGGCCTGGATTCAATTAGAAAACACTGGAGGTAGACTTATCTAACCCTGGATTAAATAAGATGCCGTGCTAaagcatttaaaggtaatttctaATTGAGCCGACATCTTCTCAGTTTACCTCCACTGCATTACCTCCACTAATGCAGTAACATGGCCTTTAAAATGTGCTATTGTCTACAAGCGCAGTAGGATTGAATCAAGGTTTAGATCTGTGGTTAGTTGTTACCTGGAAGAAGTTGTTCATccgatcctagatctgtggttagttGTTACCTGGAAGAAGTTGTTCATccgatcctagatctgtggttagttGTGTTACCTGGAAGAAGTTGTTCATccgatcctagatctgtggttagttGTTACCTGGAAGAAGTTGTTCATccgatcctagatctgtggttagttGTGTTACCTGGAAAATGTTGTTCATccgatcctagatctgtggttagttGTTACCTGGAAGAAGTTGTTCATCCGATGCTAGATCTGTGGTTAGTTGTTACCTGGAAGAAGTTGTTCATccgatcctagatctgtggttagttGTTACCTGGAAGAAGTTGTTCATccgatcctagatctgtggttagttGTGTTACCTGGAAGAAGTTGTCGACGTGCTCCTTGGGGGCATCGTTCTGCATACAGGGGTACGTACACGTCCCCATCATGTCATAGATAGAGCTCATTATATCAGTcatctcctgaaacacacacacacagagacacacacagaggcacacacagagacacacacataaatacacatgcacgcacaaacatgcacacacacacacgcacacatatttgtgctcacacacacacacacacacacacacaaaggggacGATGGGGGAATAGTTTAGAAGAGAAAACATATTTCCCCATCATGTCATAGATAGAGCTCATTAtatcacactgaaacacacacacacacacacacacacacacacacacacacacacacacacacacacacacacacacacacacacacacacacacacacacacacacacacacacacacacacacacacacacacacacacacacacacacacacacacatacagttgaagtcggaagtttacattacacttatgttggagtcattaaaaccagtttttcaaccactccacaaatctcttgttaacaaactatagttttggcaagtcggttaggacatccactttgtgcttgacacaagtcatttttccaacaattgtttacagacagattattttacttagaattcactgtattacaattccagtgggtcagaagtttacatacactaagtgcctttaaacagcttggacattttcagaaaatgatgtcatggctttagaagcttctgacaggctaattgacatcatttgattcaattggaggtgtacctgtggatgtatttcaaggccaaaccttcaaactcagtgccaagattttttaaaaagaaatcagccaagataaaaaattgcagacctccacaagtctggttcatccttaggagtataaacaccatgggaccaggcagccgcaagtataaacaccatgggaccaggcagccgcaagtataaacaccatgggaccaggcagccgcaagtataaacaccatgggaccaggcagccgcaagtataaacaccatgggaccaggcagccgcaagtataaacaccatgggaccaggcagccaggcaagtataaacaccatgggaccaggcagccgtcattccgcccaggaaggagacgcattcagtctcctagagatgaacgtactttggtgtgaaaagtgcaaatcaatcccagaacaacagcaaaggaccgtgtgaagatgttgaaggaaacaggtacaaaagtatctatatccacagtaaaacgagtcctatatcaacataacctgaaaggccgctcagcaaggaagaagccactgctccaaaactgccatagaaaagccagactacggtttgcaactgcacatggggacaaagatcgtactttttggagaaattacctctgttctgatgaagcaaaactagaactgtttggccataatgaccatcgttatgtttggaggagaaagggggagacttgcaagccaaagaacaccatcccaaccgtgaagcatgggggtggcagcatcatgttgtgggggtgctttgctgcaggagggactggtgcacttcacaaaatagatggcatcatgaggatggacaattatgtggctatattgaagcaacatctcaagacatcagtcaggaagttaaagcttggttgtaaatgggtcttctcaatggactataaccccaagcatacttccaaagttgtggcaaaatggcttaaggacaactaagtcaaggtattggagtggccatcacaaagccctgacctcaatcccatagaacatttgtgggcagaactgaaaaagcgtgtgtgaacaAGGAGGTcttataaacctgactcagttacaccagctctgtcaggagtaatgggacaaaattcacccaatgtattgtgggaagcttgtggaaggctacccgaaacgttagacccaagttaaacaatttaaaggcaatgctaccaaatactaattgagtgtatgtaaacttctgacccactgggaatgtgatgaaagaaataaaatctgaaatacatcattctctctactattattctgacgtttcacattcttaaaataaagtggtgattctaactgacctaagacagagaatttttacgaagattaaatgtcaggaatttaaaaaaacggagtttaaatgtacttggctaaggtgtatgtaaacgtccgacttcaactgtacatacacacacacacaaacacatacacacacacacacacatcgtacCATACCTCTTTGGTGATGAAGCCATCTTTGTTGAGGTCGTAGAGGTTAAAAGCCCAGTTGAGTTTCTCTGTGACAGAACCTCTCAGGATGATTGACAGGCCTGTGACGAAGTCTTCGAAGCtcaccattccattcttgtgggtgtCAAACGCTTCGAACAGAAAATGAGCGTAGGTGCTGGAGTCTGAATGAGGGGAAAGTGaaaggggaaacctagtcagttgtacaaatgaatgccttcaactgaaatgtgtcttcagcatttaacccaacccctctgaatcagagaggtacaggggggctgccttaatcgacatccacgtcttcggcgcccggggaggaactgagagagggggatactgagagactgaaaggctgagagagagagagaaaaaccttgacaaagtacaggctcagtgagcacagccttgctattgagaagtgtagacacaggaaaacctggctccctgtagaggaaaggctgtgcaaccacagCACAAAATATTAATCAATTAGAGAGCttaatttccccaaatttgaaacccttattcaaggtttcaaatacctctctgatgaggataggctacccgtcctgttgggggaggacgcagagagctgtgggttggcagcgcactacattgctgcctgtcataagatgagggacagtgtctgacagaccaaccaacctgcacatgtactctatgcttattgttattgttcaatatATGGTTATTTtaacccttggttattgttgttactgttgtcccattGACAATTTTGATCATAATTATTAATTATGTTTTGTAAATCTCTAAAGTAAGATTTGGTGATATGTACATTGttatgtcatgccaataaagcaaatgtaattggagagagagagagagagagagagagagacagagagagggggatagagggagagagttggagggagagagagagaccgagagagaggggagagaaggaaagagagggagagagttggagggagagagagagacagatgtttGGGAGTCTCTGCTGTTTAGCCTCTCTGACCTCCGCTTCATATTATCCTCATATCCTCAATATCTACAAATGTTATTTCATGTCAATAGAGCAATCTGAattggaattgaattgagagagagagagacagaaagagagagacagagagacagagagagacagagagagagagagagacagagagagagagagacagagagagcgagagagagacagagagagagagagagagagagagagacagagagagagacagagagagcgagagagagacagacagagagagagagacagagagagagacagagagagagagagagagagagagagagagagagagagagagagagagagacagagagagagagagagacaaagagagagagagag
This window of the Oncorhynchus tshawytscha isolate Ot180627B unplaced genomic scaffold, Otsh_v2.0 Un_contig_4783_pilon_pilon, whole genome shotgun sequence genome carries:
- the LOC121844679 gene encoding Kv channel-interacting protein 2-like, which translates into the protein FSLSSPPTDSVVEDGELSTVCYRPEGLDQLLQQTKFTRRELQILYRGFKNECPSGVVDEETFKLIYSQFFPQGDSSTYAHFLFEAFDTHKNGMVSFEDFVTGLSIILRGSVTEKLNWAFNLYDLNKDGFITKEEMTDIMSSIYDMMGTCTYPCMQNDAPKEHVDNFFQKMDKNKDGVVTIEEFLESCQKDENIMQSMHLFDNVI